One genomic window of Streptomyces sp. WP-1 includes the following:
- a CDS encoding diacylglycerol kinase family protein has translation MADTAAPGPTRALVLGNPASGSHSPELVEEVRQLCASTLERAEVHLTTGPGDATVAVRRALERADGAPDLIVAIGGDGTVREAVQGLVPADHGASLAVIPGGTGNSGYKMLWGERSWSEALKAVLTDHGVGGSARLRRLDLARLAETRNYVYLGACSGVIADALITAKQIPLSGRERYVRAFADTADGYEPYPGRVTVDGRIVHEGPTVLANVGGGPYRGGRFHVLPDSLLDDGLLDVCVIGGDVTAAEVPELTLNAAHMSHPATVYARGRRITVERTDGRRLPLEHDGEYQHGIGAAATFEVLPGALPVWAPATP, from the coding sequence ATGGCAGACACCGCAGCCCCGGGTCCCACCCGGGCACTCGTCCTGGGCAACCCCGCTTCCGGCAGCCACTCGCCCGAACTGGTCGAGGAGGTACGCCAGTTGTGCGCCTCCACGCTGGAGCGCGCCGAGGTCCACCTGACCACGGGACCGGGTGACGCCACGGTCGCCGTGCGCCGGGCCCTGGAGCGTGCCGACGGCGCCCCCGACCTGATCGTCGCCATCGGCGGCGACGGCACGGTCCGCGAGGCCGTGCAGGGCCTGGTGCCGGCCGACCACGGGGCCAGCCTCGCGGTGATCCCCGGCGGCACCGGCAACTCCGGCTACAAGATGCTGTGGGGCGAGCGGTCCTGGAGCGAGGCGCTCAAGGCGGTCCTCACCGACCACGGCGTCGGCGGCAGCGCCCGGCTGCGCAGGCTCGACCTGGCGCGCCTCGCCGAGACCCGCAACTACGTCTACCTGGGAGCCTGTTCCGGCGTGATCGCCGACGCGCTGATCACCGCCAAGCAGATTCCGCTGAGCGGCCGCGAGCGCTACGTCCGCGCCTTCGCCGACACCGCCGACGGGTACGAGCCGTACCCCGGCCGGGTCACGGTCGACGGCCGGATCGTGCACGAGGGCCCCACCGTCCTCGCCAACGTCGGCGGCGGCCCCTACCGCGGCGGCCGCTTCCACGTACTGCCCGACTCGCTGCTCGACGACGGACTGCTCGACGTCTGCGTCATCGGCGGCGACGTCACCGCGGCCGAGGTCCCCGAACTGACCCTGAACGCCGCCCACATGTCCCATCCGGCGACCGTCTACGCACGGGGCCGCCGGATCACCGTGGAACGCACCGACGGCCGCCGCCTCCCGCTGGAGCACGACGGTGAGTACCAACACGGCATCGGCGCCGCGGCCACCTTCGAGGTGCTCCCCGGAGCCCTCCCCGTGTGGGCGCCTGCCACCCCCTGA
- a CDS encoding MmgE/PrpD family protein — MTAVLAESVARALCDDWAEQAEVSSLSARHPAGTDTPLRELSHWAATLRPQAVPCRVLKLAASQVLSQIASIRAGLQHPLGRKLVAAFGHPMQRDPRQAAGVFAALGSWLNLDDTAYAGHLSNSTVAVPLAFAYARRLDGLSLLTSVVVANECAARITASATLGPLRGQSAVHTHLAGAVAGRLHADRASASLYENAFGLAFAMPNWPLMRAFLASDARLFNTFTPVRTAMDACDAAYAGLRGAPDIMEHSDGFLARFATVPLPQAVAKGLGRRWHTDTLSFKMHPGGPGIDAAVDCAAEIHRELGPLRPQDVAEVVVEASLYTLFAGERAAAYVTGPGSPLGALVLDVPYPVATTLLTGEFSVDDFSSPRVDDLDRWALAKRIRLEHDTEMTRELFLSDAPFGEAVREAGDLAVPWLRGFGGDELVDLVGAIRADNRDFSRSTKATGARVTVRLTDGRTVSRTRLIPVGAAGPETRHSHADLVREKFLSVGGSHEVADTVDRLHRMRPSAVRRWIETAFLD, encoded by the coding sequence ATGACCGCCGTCCTCGCGGAGAGCGTCGCCCGGGCGCTGTGCGACGACTGGGCCGAGCAGGCCGAGGTCTCGTCCCTGTCCGCCCGCCATCCCGCCGGTACGGACACCCCGCTGCGCGAACTCTCCCACTGGGCCGCCACCCTGCGCCCGCAGGCCGTGCCCTGCCGGGTGCTCAAACTGGCCGCGAGCCAGGTGCTCTCGCAGATCGCCTCCATCCGGGCCGGGCTCCAACACCCCCTGGGCCGCAAGCTGGTGGCCGCCTTCGGGCACCCCATGCAGCGCGACCCCCGCCAGGCCGCCGGGGTCTTCGCCGCGCTCGGCTCCTGGCTCAACCTGGACGACACCGCGTACGCCGGCCACCTGTCGAACTCCACGGTCGCCGTCCCCCTCGCCTTCGCCTACGCCCGCCGCCTGGACGGCCTCTCCCTGCTGACCTCGGTGGTCGTGGCCAACGAGTGCGCGGCCCGCATCACCGCCTCCGCGACCCTCGGACCGCTGCGCGGCCAGAGCGCCGTGCACACCCATCTGGCCGGCGCGGTCGCCGGGCGGCTGCACGCCGACCGGGCCTCCGCGAGCCTGTACGAGAACGCCTTCGGACTGGCCTTCGCCATGCCCAACTGGCCTTTGATGCGCGCCTTCCTGGCCAGCGACGCCCGGCTGTTCAACACCTTCACCCCGGTGCGCACCGCGATGGACGCCTGCGACGCGGCGTACGCCGGGCTGCGCGGCGCGCCCGACATCATGGAGCACAGCGACGGCTTCCTCGCCCGCTTCGCGACGGTCCCGCTGCCGCAGGCGGTCGCCAAGGGCCTCGGCCGGCGCTGGCACACCGACACGCTGTCCTTCAAGATGCACCCCGGCGGACCCGGCATCGACGCGGCCGTGGACTGCGCGGCCGAGATCCACCGCGAGCTGGGCCCACTGCGGCCGCAGGACGTGGCCGAGGTCGTCGTGGAGGCGTCCCTGTACACCCTGTTCGCGGGGGAGCGGGCCGCCGCCTACGTCACCGGGCCGGGCTCCCCGCTCGGCGCGCTGGTCCTGGACGTGCCGTACCCCGTCGCGACGACCCTCCTCACCGGCGAGTTCTCCGTGGACGACTTCTCCTCGCCGCGCGTGGACGACCTCGACCGGTGGGCGCTGGCCAAGCGGATCCGGCTGGAGCACGACACCGAGATGACCCGCGAACTCTTCCTGTCCGACGCCCCGTTCGGGGAGGCGGTACGGGAGGCGGGGGACCTGGCGGTGCCGTGGCTGCGCGGCTTCGGCGGCGACGAACTCGTGGACCTGGTCGGCGCGATCCGGGCCGACAACCGCGACTTCTCCCGCTCCACCAAGGCGACGGGCGCCCGCGTCACCGTCCGCCTGACCGACGGCCGTACGGTCTCCCGCACCCGCCTGATCCCCGTCGGCGCAGCCGGCCCCGAGACCCGCCACTCCCACGCCGACCTGGTCCGCGAGAAGTTCCTCTCGGTGGGCGGTTCCCACGAGGTCGCCGACACGGTGGACCGCCTGCACCGGATGCGCCCTTCGGCGGTACGACGCTGGATAGAGACGGCGTTCCTCGACTGA
- a CDS encoding nuclear transport factor 2 family protein has translation MSDLTTTVTRYLDIWNEADADKRAATIAELFTADAPYIDPLAAVEGREGFAAVVAGARDQFKGLSFELHGTVDAHHNQARFQWGLVTEPGAEPVAIGFDVLVADEAGKIKAVYGFLDKVPAA, from the coding sequence ATGAGCGACCTGACCACCACCGTCACCCGCTACCTCGACATCTGGAACGAGGCGGACGCCGACAAGCGCGCCGCGACCATTGCCGAGCTGTTCACCGCCGACGCCCCGTACATCGACCCGCTGGCCGCGGTCGAGGGTCGCGAGGGCTTCGCGGCTGTGGTGGCCGGCGCCCGCGACCAGTTCAAGGGCCTCTCCTTCGAGCTGCACGGCACCGTCGACGCCCACCACAACCAGGCCCGCTTCCAGTGGGGCCTGGTGACCGAGCCGGGCGCCGAGCCGGTCGCCATCGGCTTCGACGTCCTCGTCGCCGACGAGGCCGGCAAGATCAAGGCCGTCTACGGCTTCCTGGACAAGGTCCCGGCCGCGTAA
- a CDS encoding GntR family transcriptional regulator — translation MTTDVSGARVPKYYRIKQRLLAMTEALQPGAAVPAERVLAEQFDTSRTTVRQALQELVGEGRLDRIQGKGTFVAQPKLYRTLQLTSHTEDMRAQGLSPASQVLDVGEVPADQRLSGLLGVAAGERVLRIERLRLASGEPMAIETTHLSARRFPGLRGVLASCPSLYTALTEVYGVRLTSADETIETSLSTPREAALLATDVGLPMLLMSRHSRDAEGTPVEWVRSVYRGSRYKFVATLRRPAVWGA, via the coding sequence ATGACCACCGACGTCAGCGGCGCGCGCGTGCCGAAGTACTACCGCATCAAGCAGCGGCTGCTCGCCATGACCGAGGCGCTCCAGCCCGGTGCGGCGGTGCCGGCGGAACGGGTGCTCGCCGAGCAGTTCGACACCTCCCGGACCACCGTGCGGCAGGCGCTCCAGGAGCTGGTCGGGGAAGGACGGCTGGACCGGATCCAGGGCAAGGGCACGTTCGTGGCGCAGCCGAAGCTGTACCGGACGCTGCAACTGACCTCGCACACCGAGGACATGCGGGCGCAGGGGCTGTCACCGGCCTCGCAGGTGCTCGATGTCGGGGAGGTGCCGGCGGACCAGCGGCTGTCGGGGCTGCTGGGGGTCGCCGCGGGGGAAAGGGTGCTGCGGATCGAGCGGCTGCGGCTCGCCAGCGGGGAGCCGATGGCGATCGAGACGACGCATCTGTCGGCGCGGCGGTTCCCGGGGCTGCGGGGGGTGCTGGCGTCGTGCCCGTCGCTGTACACCGCGTTGACGGAGGTGTACGGGGTGCGGCTGACGTCGGCCGACGAGACGATCGAGACCTCGCTGTCGACGCCTCGGGAGGCCGCGCTGCTGGCGACGGATGTGGGGCTGCCGATGCTGCTGATGTCCCGGCACTCACGGGACGCGGAGGGGACGCCGGTGGAATGGGTGCGGTCGGTGTATCGGGGGTCGCGGTACAAGTTCGTGGCGACGTTGCGGCGGCCGGCGGTCTGGGGGGCGTAG